The genomic DNA TGTAATTATTTTCGTCACTTTGATATCTATATGTATTGACATTGTAAACATCTATATGAAAAACACATTTGATGACTAAAATGACTACTAATCAAAAATTCATTTAGAATGTTTTTCCAATTTCAATAGATCTAAAGACTACTGATAcaattgtacccaaaaaaaaatcaaacattcatgatgaaaataaataacacatgGGAACACTATTAAGCAAAAAAGCCATTATAGCTCGTTCCCTTTATTTCAACATCACTCACTATCCATAAAATCCAAAACGCGTTAAATACGTGGGTGATAAAGAATCCATAATTCATAAGCTCCTCCTTATCGTATCATGCCAAGATAATTGGACCATTTGGCCATATATGAGGCACTACACATGCATATCCTTTCAATTACCTTGTTCAAGAATGTGATAAGTTCACTTATGGACAATTTTCTGAATTTATTTTATGGTACTACAATTTGTCTAAGATATTGTTAAACGGATTCCCTTTCAACTCATTTCATTAATCTTTGTGtgggaaaaatatattttcaactgATGGTCTTTTCACAAGTCACGTAATAAAAACAAGGAAAAAGTTTCGTGATTAGAATCTAACCTTAATTTGGATAAGTATTCAACGGACAGAAATATGTTTGTgagaaaacaaaacatttaaTAGTTAATAATTATGCGAAGGGAGTTCAGAGATAATATGGGGATGTAGCTCAGATGGTAGAGCGCTCGCTTAGCATGCGAGAGGTACGGGGATCGATACCCCGCATCTCCACTTTTTGGGTTTCTGAATTAAGTTCTACATGTTTGTTCAGGTGCGTTAGTCCTAACTACTGATAAGTGATAATTAGTATTTTTCCTATCGCATGATTTAGGTTACATTATCTTGTTGTTCAACCCACCATAAGCTCATCAAACTCAAATTAAATTCATTGTACAATGAGACCAATTTCCTATTCAAAACGATGAATATGGTTATAAAAGCTGGTCAAATAAAAAGTTCTCATTGTGCAAGCTTTCATTCgtcttaaaattgattttgtcaaaTCAGATTGCAGCATTTTAACCAATGcatcaaaaataaattgacacCCAATTGTGGGGGAGATATGATGAGAGAATATTCTTACTTACAAATTgcaactagtttttttttttttttttttagaatcagcaaaatattattaaccaaTAAGCCCGTGCAAGACGCACTAATAAGCTCGGGtggagaaaaaaatacaaagaagggAAAATCGGTTGCCATACAAACTCTGGCTCGAACAAAAACCCCTTTAAAAAACCACCCCTAAACAAAGAAATCAACCACAAGAGAAATCCCAAAAAACTAGAAAATCCAGAAGTGAGGCCGACATATACATGCAAAATTACAACTAGTTTAAGTAGTTGttacttcttcaaaaaaaaagtttaagtagttgtttaactgaatatAGTGTAGCACAAGTGATTAGGGTTTAATCATGACCGGTGCATATGTAAAAGCGTTGGTTGGAATCCTTAAATCAATCTTCCAATTACCTCGGCAGATGCATTTTTATAGTTGAATGTGGAGACATCTTTCTTTACAAGATACTCATATGGTTCTCATAACgcttaaaattaactttttattctCAAATATAGTTATATCTTGTTGACATGATTGCAGTTAACATATAAAATAAGTGTTGAACACTCCATTAGGGTACAAATTAAAGtttaacataattattttcaaGCAACCACTTAAGACTCCAGTTGTTAGAGTCACATTTGTAAGCCCAATATGCCCATCCAAATGTAGCTCGAGAGTATACCTCCACTTGCACCTTCATAAATTGTTGAGAATCTTTCTTTAAAGCATTCTTAACCTTCCAGTCACCACTCCATTCCCCTGCCAAATTCCATCACCGAACATTTTGTTAGGTTATGGCATATGCtaattatattttctaaacaTTTGATGACACAAGTTCATAAAATTAGAATTAAACTCAATTCAAATTCTAATACACAATTAAATTTGGTAACTTTATAAGTGCTCTATGAGCTTTAAAACTTTCCTTGATCATATCATATGAGTCCTTAGAATTCAATTCACATaatttttctttgcaaaaaaatattctaaGACTCAATTGTCTAATAATGCATGCATGAAAATAAAGCTTACCAACAAAGATGAGGGGTCCATTAGATGTGGTCAGAGATCTAAGGTCAGAAGCTCTATGatatttaatataatcaatGTTCTGCTTCACATTCATGTTTGAGAACTGATCAGAAAATAAGTTGTAGTAATGCACATCAATGACAACTCTATCAAAAGCTCTAACAAACGGTAGAAGCACTTTTGAGTCTCTATCCAGAGGGTTAGACATTATCACATAAGCACTTGACGTGTATTTCCTTACAGCATCATAACCTgcttgataatattttttaaggcTTCCTAAATCAACTCCTTGAGGCTCATTCATGAGTTGTATTGCAATTAGACTTGTTCTGTTAGCATATCTGCAGATCAATTTTGGAAATTCAtagttttcttaagaaatgtgcaTATTTACAAAGACACTTAGCATGTGTTTGGTTGTGTGTTACATTAGACACAGACGCGACTTTGAAGAATCAGCTACATGGTAGCTTTCACATtacaccttaaaaaaaaaacaatgaaaccaACACCATTGGTGTTAGTTTAGAAACACAGACGCCGAACCAAACAATCTACTAAAATAAGACGCTTGAAGTAACAATTTTATGTCACCCTAAAAGACTAATTTAAGAATCAAAATTGGAATAATGTAtggttaattttaaaaatagaagtGGACCACAAACTGAGTGGACATGAGTATTTTTATAGAAGAATAAAAGGGACATTTAATTGGAAACCAAAATATGAAGGGGACATTTAATTAATGTGAATTAAACCTTTGAGCTAGGAAGTCTATAGTTGCCACAGTATCAGAAATAGAAGAATCTCCCCATTCTCGATATCCATCCCTTGTTGCACTATGAGCTCTTCCATTTTGTGAAGCTGGTGCAGCATGCAGGTCCACAATTACCTTCATTCCATACTTACTGCAATTACATTAATTACAAGTTGTTACTATAGGTTAAAACAATTGGTAGACAAAGTGAACTTTAAATTTCTGTGGTAAATAAAATAGACTAAGGTATAGTAGGGCATTAACTGTGCCCATGTGAAGGcattgtcaagtgttttcaaggaTCCTCCAACAAATGGCTTAGGGGGTGTTGGGTCCTTAGCTATCCACCACCCCACGGGAATTCTGACTGCATTTAACCCATTTTCTGACATGAATCTGAAATCTTCTTCTGTTATATACGTCTTCCAGTGATCCTGCATCCTCAACACATTGCTATATCAATAAATCAATTTGCTAGATGACAATATGTTGAGTTGATCTAAACATTTTGGCTTTGGATTTGGTGCACTGAGCAATCCATACATTCAAGCAGTTGGGGACGTTGAATCCATGGAGATCGCATTGTCCATAGTTTTAGtttgatatatatttcaatttttttatcgaaatataattgaaatttgGGTTATCTGATCTTGATTTAATGGTTAATGAAGCCCCTTGCGTGCATGAATGTGTAGATTGTTGACTACAAAAACATATTCTCGCCTTCATCTAATGTGATATTATAGTTTTTTGTTTCAACATTGCAGGACAAATAACAATTGAGATTACTTCACTAACAATCAACCAAATTGGGACGCGCGaccataataataatttagtgTATGTTGTATTGATATTGATACTCGTAGAATCACGGCTCCATCGTAATTTTGTTAAGGTCGTGTTAATTTAAACATACACTTAAAATCTAGAATGCTGGTTCttgttctttttcaaaaaagacaaTAAGGTATCTTAATTACCCTCATGATCTTGGAAGCTTTGTCTGGACCATAACCATTTGTAATTTGGTATTCTCCTTTTAGAATGGTGTCAGTCAAAACAGTCATTTTGAAAACAGAAGGGTCACTGTCCTCCCAACTGGATTCttcataaactgtttttgtACTCACTTGAGTCTCTGATATGGCCTAATAAAcgacaatattaattaaaaagcaTAGAAACTTATATATCTAGAAGCAAAATGATATCAATTAATAAGGCCAAACAAACAAAGCACTATATACCTGTAGAAACAGACCATTTGGTGCTCTTATTCGAACCTTGTTTGGATCATCATCATTTCTTACAATCTCAAATGTTTCCTTGTTTCCTGGTGAATCCAAATTAGCCACTAAAttgttttctccattttcatcTTCCAATCCCACAAATTGCTTATTAGACACTCTCAAATTAAATGCTGTTTCATTCACCCTCCACAACTGTTACAAAACAgacacaaattaaataaatatatattaaattatacaTGGGtatcatatgatttttttgggtacaataaATTATTCATACTACTAATTTATTGGAAACTGACCCTGAAAGTTTCCCAATGGAAAGCTTTGGTCCTGTTAGAAACAACAATGGTTCCTCCACCATTTTCTGCGCAGAGATACTTTTGCAATTTCACTGACATGAATTGCACATGAGTTCCATCCTGGAATTACCAAATAATTTTAGCTagtaatataattttcatttataaaaataataatggaaTGAAATACATtgataaaagaacaaaaaatgatctaaaattattaataaagtcATAAAGATTAATTAGCATACCAGAAGATCATTGTTTTTTATTCCATCAAAGAGAGAAGGTTCCATCCATCCTTCAGTAACCAACCAATTTCCAAGGTTCACTGCTTTGAGTggcaaattattttttttggtttcagcAGCATAAACATTGTGAAATAATGAGAGGTTGAAAATGAACAAAAGGTTCACATAAAAGAATTTGTTGCACATCTTATTACACTCACAATGTGTGAAGTGAGTGAGTACTACACATGATGAggatatatatagtttaagttTATATAATCGAATTTCACATTTCACACTATAAATAATCACCCGAAAAAATTCACACTTAGAAATATCAAGTGCCAAGCATATGCATTTCACGTAATCTACTTGTATGCATTTCTAGTATCATTCACTAAGCAGAGGATATTGCATGTTTAAGTAATTAAGAAACAAATTTGTACAATGGCGtgacattttaaattttggttAGTTATGTTATGAATGAGATGAGATGGTAACTTTGTATCTATCATATGTATACTTCTTAACTACTAGCTAGTAATTCATAATATTCATGTAACGAATTTTCTTACAACGTTAGGTCCAGGGTAAACATTaacattattaaatataaaattagggtAAGGAAAATGGTACTATTATATGAGAGCTAGCAAGAGCTTGCAAGTGGCAATTGCTAAAGACTAGATGTGTCAATTTCATTCTACTCTACAGAGAATTTTGTTCTTAAATCCAGGGAAAGATAGATAATTGTATCTTTTTCCACTTTTTGTTGTAATTAGACAATTTATTCATTTGATCAATCATCAATGTTTGAatgcttttttatttatataataactcttatgatttgattgatatataaaatcaatttgttAGAATGGCAGAGGATATTTCTATAGTATCTTCATGAGTACTGTGTTATAAATCAACCTTAAGTCGATTAATATTCACTTTGACTGCACAATGTATGAGATCTTCTTGTGTTAGGGAATCttgtacctaaaaataaaagatgaaggTTTGACTATTGGTTTGTGAGAAGTGAATAACCGCGAATCCGCTTCAAGATATTTTGGAATGAATCACACATTCACTTCAAATGTATTGATCATTGTTTTAATCGATCTTGTGTGCTAGAGAAAAGAGAGCAGAAAAAAATTGTAGAGAATTTAGCTCTTAAACCATGAATTTTCACATACTTCTTACTTGgaactaaaaaaaacaatgcagGGGAGAATCCGATCCATAAGAGACatcatcaattttatttataattgtatATCAAATAGAAATCAGATTGAATTTATTAATCCTCTCAAAAGAGATCCATATTTATTGattaaaacatataaaagttgaatattgttttgcgaTTAATGCTAGAGAtattctcttttcaacactctcttgAACACTCATTCTCTTATTGGATAAAACCAATGTAACCCATTTCCAAAGTATGAGACCTATCATGATTTAAGCCAATTAGAAAGTGAGTGTtggagagagtgttgaaaagagaatgttgctagcattcctcttgTTTTGCTCATACTTGTCGCCACTTCTTCATTTTGGTTCTTATACTTATGGAGGTTTCTGATTTAAttccatgtaaaaaaaattgtttgaggtttGTCTCTCCAAATTTATAAAcattgtttttagtccttattgGACCGCATGTCATAATTATACTAAACCACATATAACAATGGGGattaaaaacaattgtttttgaATTCGTAAGgattgaactaaaaaaaataaataacttacaACTTAAAATAGAAAGCTATGTAATTGTAGTGATCGATATCATAGTTAAGCCTATATTTTATTATCTtccttttaatcaattttattttacactATTCTCATGTCACCACCAAAGGGCCTTGAGAGAATTTGTATGTCATGGAGTCACGTGAAATGAAAGAAAGGTTTTACTCTGACCTGTATGGCTATGTCACTGTGTCAGCCTACCCTTCATAGTAGATGACCATTTGGAGAACGATTTAGCTATACTCTCAGATGTTTGATACAGGGCCCAATTTGGATGAGTGTATGTACATATTCACTCTAATCCTCTGTCCTTGGGAGTTGGGACGAACCACGGAGGCACCGCAAGAATTGTATTGTAGGGAGTTATGGTATGagcatttgttaaaagacaccaattaatttttatgaacgTGTCATTtaacaaagttataactaaaaagtggaaatcacacctTGATGTGTGGATTACTAAAAAACATCTTTATAGATGACTTCTAGCAAAACTCATTCTATTAAACTTAGATTAGTAAACTAATGAAACTATCcaagtaaaagaaaatttaaataaggctactatatttgattaaaaatttgaatctgatatatcaattttctttcttattttttttgtatttactATCAGAGTAGTATGTGCTCGTGCTACCGAAGACAAACTCATACAAGACACACACGATTGCAACACAACggaaaagagaaatatataagcATTGTATATAGATGGAACATTCTAAAAATCTGAAAACATAACCGAGCGAATCTAACTGCCCCATTGTCCACGAAAGGCCAAACAACAAGAAACCaaagatgattttatttttttcttttcctacgatttaacatgtttttacatatttttgtaaccaattttatattttttttagtaaatttcaCAAAATTATTAGATATAAAAgctagagatttttttttttaaaaaaacatcacattAGTATTTTAATTACAATAGTCATCGTGGGAATAGTTTAACTGGTAAATATTGCAATATATTAGGGTTTGAACTCAGGCATGATTCTCCACTCGACATTATAAAGGGTGAAATTTTGACCACTAAACTACTTAACTAAAAAATGTCATTGATGATGTGTTTGTTAACAAGTTAAGGGGCATTAAACAATCCACAATGGAAGTAACTTAACTTCGTAAGCTTAAATCACTCACAATAGAACTCTTTGTTTAAGTGTTTAAACGGATGCCTCTTGTACATACATTCATTTTAAGCACTTAAGCTCTCCAACCAATCTTCTCAAAAGAAATTATGAAATAGATCCCAACTAGTAGTTaatttttaacaataatttatctatatatttataattatttaattctaaaacattaaattataaattataaaacaagTATATtgctttttcccctaaaaaagtatttttttttcattaataatttgaaaagattAATTAAAACTCGAAAAAAAAGGTTAACACCATAGTAAATTAcatatgctttttttttcttcttactgAAGGATGAACCATTTATCGTagtaaagaaaaatgatatgaaattgaaaatgaaaattcaaagttgatcaaataaaaaaaaacactagaatccattccttattttttttaatattaaaataatataacaattgAATAGAGATAATTCATTATgattaactgtttttttttgttataaagcgaaagacaaaagaaaaaaacaacaaaaagaagaagaaaaaaaaagatagtagagaaaaaaaaaacagaaggaACTTCTCTACAATAGATGGTTTCAATTGCGTCCATCCTAAGAAGATGCAAGAGATTATCTGGAGGAGAGTCATAATAGAGCAGTTCAGTATCTAAATTATTTCCAACTTTAGCAAAGAAGTATGCAAAATGATTTCCCACTCTAAGAGTATGACAAACAATGACATTACTTAACCCAATTAAATCCTTAACATCTtgaatcaagacaacataaacATGGTATCTCTTTGGTTAACTGGTTATGTGATACCTCCAAATAATATGAGAGAGCACACATATAAAAGATGATGAAAGAAGGTATGTTAGAGGTGGCAAAACTTGTTTGGAtgattaaaacaatttttatagtgaaatctttttaggaaaaaaaattaacacaatgtttattaaaaaatcttttcttttttagggaAATTAAGAGTGtcgaagcaaaaaaaaaaaaattttatatCTTACTCAATTGAGTGGAAGCCACTCCAATTGTATGGGCTAACAACAAATATCTAATTTGAGCAAGACAAAGCTCATAAACAATCAAGAATCCATCTTTATTCATATTACTAATACATGTTGGCCAAAGCATATCTCCACACTTACTAGCTTCAGACAAACTCTAACCTCTCAATCCAATACTTCCCACCGCCTTATGGTTTGAACAAGCTAGCTAGAGACACATGTATAACTAAAATGTAATAGATTGATCATGCTAACTAGTTCCTTTATGACGCTaatttagaaaacaaaaaagattagttttgtattgaaaataacattttctaCACATTTAAGTATTTGTTTTCACAAGCTCCAAacatattttactatatttttttttagatctttTTTAGCCTAAAATTTTGAAGTCTAACACCCTAGCATGGGACAACCATGATGGTGGTAACAATCTTTGGAGATTCGATGGTTGTGCCCGAAACTCTCCGACGCCCAAGTTAACGAGAGTTGAGAAAGAG from Medicago truncatula cultivar Jemalong A17 chromosome 8, MtrunA17r5.0-ANR, whole genome shotgun sequence includes the following:
- the LOC11442348 gene encoding probable glucan 1,3-beta-glucosidase A produces the protein MCNKFFYVNLLFIFNLSLFHNVYAAETKKNNLPLKAVNLGNWLVTEGWMEPSLFDGIKNNDLLDGTHVQFMSVKLQKYLCAENGGGTIVVSNRTKAFHWETFRLWRVNETAFNLRVSNKQFVGLEDENGENNLVANLDSPGNKETFEIVRNDDDPNKVRIRAPNGLFLQAISETQVSTKTVYEESSWEDSDPSVFKMTVLTDTILKGEYQITNGYGPDKASKIMRDHWKTYITEEDFRFMSENGLNAVRIPVGWWIAKDPTPPKPFVGGSLKTLDNAFTWAHKYGMKVIVDLHAAPASQNGRAHSATRDGYREWGDSSISDTVATIDFLAQRYANRTSLIAIQLMNEPQGVDLGSLKKYYQAGYDAVRKYTSSAYVIMSNPLDRDSKVLLPFVRAFDRVVIDVHYYNLFSDQFSNMNVKQNIDYIKYHRASDLRSLTTSNGPLIFVGEWSGDWKVKNALKKDSQQFMKVQVEVYSRATFGWAYWAYKCDSNNWSLKWLLENNYVKL